gttgtttttctgtcttattaGATGAGCTCACCCGTTCAAATTGCAGTTCCCTATCTAGTCTCCCACTGGATGATGGTAAGTGATTtgtaagattttcttttgttacattttatggATTTGCTAAAtgggaaatataaatatgtttctatacttgtttttcttacttGAATCAAATTCTGTACATTTTTAGACTGTGTGGAAACCCTGTACTGTTGTCAACGTTgtaatattttactgttgtCTATATAGATGACTCTGATGGTGCAAGTCAGAGGCCGCGCTCACGGTCAGTCCAAGGTTCCCCGCAGCTCAGCCCGTTGCGATCACTGGGAGCAGAATATGATGTGGAGAGACAGGGAACTCCTGCAGGAAACAATCACAAAAGCCATAGCAGGTGGGTACAAATATATTGTTCTAGGTTTGTTCTAGAAAACAAACCTAGGTTTCTAGGTTTGCTTAGGAAGTTTCACAAGTTCTTGCTTTAATAAATGCTTACTTGTTCATGTTGAGTCAAGGATTTAAATAACACTGTTGCAAGGTTTCGAATATTCATTGTGTTACGTTTGCAGCCCCAATCCTTTCTCATACCTCATACCCTCCTTTTTTTAATACTGAAACTTTTTAGATTAGGTTTTGATGGCCTGGAGGCTCCCCATTCCTACCAGAATCAAAGAGAGGTGTCCTCTACCAACAGCAGTCCTTATAAAACGCTTCCTAGGCCTCCCAGAGATCCACGCAGCATGCCTCCCACCCCAGTTATGACCCGTAACGCCTACAGCAGCAGCCAGCTCAGGTCTGGTCTTTGATGCAGTGCATGTATCATTCCTCTCAGAAATAACTCCCTCCAACTTTTATCCTTCCTTCTCTCCCAACTCTTGACCTTTAACTAAAATTCTCATAACTTTTATTCCTCCCCTTCtgaatcaataaatatttttgcgcTGCAGGAGTCATATTAAAAACGATCTTCTATCTCCAGGTCAGAGGGGTCTCCTCATTGCTTCAGACATCGCAGTGGAAGTCTGGAGTCTCAGCCACGTCTGAGAAAAGACACAGATGCAGAGAAGCCTGTCTTTATCCTGTCACCATCGCATCGCAGTAACAGCACAGAGGTGCTAGAAGATTGCTCCTCCTACACTAGCCAGTCCAGTCTGGACTACTGTGGTGCAGCTAACTCCCACTACGGTACACTGGACTCCCGTGCCTCGACAATGCACCGTCTGCACAGAAAAGTGGAAGTGTATGGTAACACCGGAAGCATGCCCAACTTGGTCCAGCACCATTCTAGCTGTAATTATCAATGTGAGACCTCATCACACTATGCACCTAGTGCCTATTATGTTGCCAGTTACACCTGTCAGGACATGGAGCCTTATGCTAATGGTGCTTATGTATATGAGAATGAAGTTGAAGGCCACTACAACGTCAACCCCTCCTACCAGATGAACGGCTACCATGGACATGACAGGTTCAGGCATTACAGCAGTGACAGAGCTGACAGTCTTTCACAGAATCCTTACGCAACGGTGAGACCGCCACGGAGCAGAGAGGGTCCCAGAAATGAGCTGCTTgccaaaaacatgcagaaggCCTTGGTGGCTGAACATCTGAGAGGCTGGTACCACCGGAGCAAAGGTCACCGTGAGGGCGGGAGAGGGTTGATGGTTGGATATGACTTCGACAGCGGCTCACAGCTCAGCCTGGGCTACCAAACCATGCCAGCAGCCTTTAGCCACTCCAGCAGAACCACTTCTTTTTCCTCaggtaaagttttttttttgtcacattttacacTTCTTTTGGTGTGTGCCAGCATCAGGACCTAAATTAGTTATTCTATTTCTGTCAAGAGAAAACTATTGTGAAGAGCTTGTAGAATGATTACATTTCTAATGCAAATGATTAGAAGTCACAGAATTTAAAATGCAACCAAGTATTAAGAAAATATATGCaaacttttgattttgaaaaaaaatatttaacattttttctaaaaaaaatggcTCATTATTCTGAAATTGAAATTTCAAAATGCCCATATAAAGATGACCAAGCTTTTTTCATGTatctatttaaaaaagtgatttaattacaggtaaactttgaaaattaatatttgtttcctCATCAAACAATGGCATTTCCCTAAAAATGGTAATAAGGACGTCATATGCCCTAATGGCTAGTCTTACAGACTTTGGCTGATAcaactcaaaaaataatttgtaattttgttttacatacaaATTGTACTTGTATCTATACACGTAGGTTTTCATGTAATAGAACCGTTTCCACAAGCCATGGATAGGTCTGGATGAGACAGATCATCAGACCCTGATTAGTGAGTCTAAAGAGTTACTTTTGGATTTATAAGCTACATAActatttgaaacataaataaaattacttttacctTTCAAAATATGTATAGAAATTTTAGATGATGTTGCAAAGTTCTTTTCATGCATGTCCTATTAATGATAGAAACTTAAAGGAATAAATAGGAGTAGCATTGAAAACAACCTTCTGCTCTCAGTACATCTAGCCTGTCATCCTTTCAGCCCAAATGTTCACTAGTAGTAGCAGCACTTCCAGCCATTTCAGCTGGCAGTATATCACAGACACCATAGCTATTGTCTATTTTTCTGTCGGGGACATTCTGCTCCTAGAAACAGTAATTACTAGTGGGTAAAGCTGCAACATCAGCTGAGTGTTTTTGCTCTATATATGTTTTTTAGTGTCCTCAGTGGAGAGCACAGGTAACTGGCGCAACCAGCTGGCCGTTGGCCTGACAGAGTTTGATACACCTGATGTATCCCAGTACTCTCCCGCTGGAGCTCAAGCATCTCTGTACAACCGCAGTCCCACACACAGAAGGTGAGTGCTGCATTTAAAGTAGCTGTGACCACAAGCTAATAAGGCGATGGATAAAAACTACTTGCAATACAGAATATCATGCTTTGACTGTATTCTGCTGGGCTATTCGCCAGCTACTCAGATAAATTGTGCTCACAGGGTTTGTTGTCTGCTTCTCTTCCTGCCTTCTTTTACTCCTGGACTCATGATTAATGCCCAAATGTGAAGATTTTCTCCCGAGAACAAAGAGTCTGAAAGAAAGCCCAAAATATCTGAGTCAGTAGATGTGGTTGGTGCTGATGCCACTAGTGCAGATGAACCATCAGACAACCAATCTACCACTTAAGGGTGAGACGGATAATGTTGGTAGTCATCGCCATTTTGACGTCAAGTCGCCATTCATGTGTCTTGCCCCAAAATCATACTTTCATATCATGGTGTGccgtatttatttttttcccccatcaagCTCTgagttttagcttttttcaaaatgtaactaTTATTAAGTTAGTAATTCCTCAGATGTTTAATTAGGAAAAAACCTTCAAGTTCCTATCCTTCATGACAAATTAAACTTGCCTTACGCCACGTTCACTTCAGAGTTGCTTGGCCTAAACTCATGGCGTTAAATGGCAATGTCAGCTCAATAGATGACACTTTTCACTCTGagcaaaaatgcattttttctttcatctgtaATGTTCTAGTAGTATTATACATGTTCACTTAATGGATTCTTTGGTGAACTTTATTTCATACATCCATCTCtatgttttctctgaaaaactGTCCATGTATTTCTCGACGATGTCAAAACAACTATAGTTTTGACATCTTATTTTGCTACTACACACACAGATTTCACTTTGATGGGAGCTACATGGGCATCCACTGAAGAGGACCAAAATGAACCCTTTGGCACAAACCAACCATGGCCAGCAGCGCATGGAGAAAATGGAGCTGAAAACAGACTTCTATGATACCACCAATGCAGTCTTTGGTGGCAAACAGTTCTCAACATTTTGTGCATGAAGGTGCACACTGACCTCAAGTTAAAGACGGCTCTGAACACAGTGATGACACTCTTGAATGGCTTTCCCATGTGCCTTGGATTGGATGAATTGTACAGGCAGATGAGAATGTGTCAAGATGTTGCACAACTACACTGGattcaaaattaaatgtgtATAAATAACAAAAGCAGCGACAAGTATTTTAAAGAGAACAAGCTACTGCCTTATACAAAACAGTAGTTTATAGAATTAAAACaatcatcatcttcatctcaTGATACAAAAGtagtctaaataaaaacaaagcttgaATATGTTCAAGGATGTGACCTgacaaaaagtgattttatcATCGGATTagacttttcttcattttttttacatgccgATGTATCATTTCAATATTGTTTATAGAGCCATTTGTCTTGTTGGTGCAGTaagtgtttaaaaatgcatgGTGAGGacattttttggtttaaaaaaaaaaaaaacaataacactgccattaaaaaaaaactttcctcatgtttgttttatcacGGTTTTGTACAGTGAGTGTCTAGTTCAACCTTGTTAGATAttgtcataaaatatttttcatttggagGCAAATCAATAAATGTGTGACACATATATGGGTGTAGCCACTTTTTTAAAGATGAACAACTAGTGAAGAACAAGTTTAGCCACTGTTATTGAGTCACCAAGTCCTTAAGGAATAATTGTACATTTTGCTTCTACTTGCTAAAAACATGATGGCATTAAAGCTGACATtctatgttttgttctgttttttttttccaaaaacaaaaccaaatggacaaatatataaaacataaacacatttcaagAATTTGGAAAAGGTCTCTACCAACAACCCGTCTTGTTATTCTAGGGAGGAACATAAGCAAGAAAAGGGCAGCACTGATGTAGTTCTTTTGTGCACTAAGCCAAGCCTGGCAACCAGTTCCATTACACAGCCTCTATCTCCTAGCACACCTAACTGTGTGGCTTGTTTTCGCCTCAGGAGTTCATCATGCGGTTTGTCTCTAAATCTTCTGCATGCAATCAGTTCTAGTGTTCATTAAAAACGCAAATGATGAGTGAGTTTTAgcacatgaaataaaacaaaacaaaagcgaCTTTTAAACTTTGAGGCTTCCTCATGCATGTCATCATCCCTTCAGGGTGCTAACTACTGAGTTAACGTTTGATTTATCACTACCTTTAAAATCACTTCATAAATCCTCAAGGCATACTAAATCACTGCTACTATAAGACAGTTTCTCACTATCCTGTTGCCTAATTGCCCTTATTTAGCCAGGACGTTGCTCTGAGATACAGGATTTCTTCCTCcaagaaaattttaaaaggtttcaagtaaaaacataaagaaaataaaaaaggtcacacaaaaaagctaatttggtcactgaaacaaaacatgcGTTACATATTTAAAGTAATGAGAACTGAAACCCAACACAATTCACCACCAATTAAAAGCTAGACAAAACATTAAGTTTCTTTCAGTGCCATTTTAAGATGATCCTTAAAactaaaaagagaagaaagactTGGATAACCTAGGATATTTTGAAGCTGGCTCCAAAGATATGCATCAGCAAAGACGGATGGTATCACAAATATCAGCTTCAGCAAAGTTCGTTGGCAGTTATCTCTGTAAACCATttcaaagaaacacatttttacatcagcttATCTCTTGATAAACTGACTATTCTGTTGTCTGGACCTCAGACCTACAATGCTGGATGATCCCAACATTGTACCAAAGGCAGTGCAGAAAATACCTACTAATACCATCTCTTCTAAAaggttcttattttttattaatattttaaaatataatgtaaaaaataaataaataaaaagattttaaaaatttggtAAAAAGCACCAAAGTTCTCTTCAATCTTTGAACTGAAGTGAGAAGAAAATCCAACAACAAACAATTTTCTCTGGTTTATAATTTGTTACATAGTATCCCAAAGGTTATGCCTTCAAGAGCATTCCAGGAGGGACTGTTTGCTGTGGAGTCTTCCCCCAGTGCCATCCAATTGGACCTGTGTTAATGGACCAGCTGCTACTGTCAGTTCTCCTCTTTCCTTTTACTTGAAGCAGCTGTCATCCCAAAGGATCATGATGACCGAGCCAGCTGGGTAGAATGCTAGCATGTCTCTCCCCTGCTAAGTCTTTAAATATCTTCCACAGTTCACAGCATTTAAATTTAGTCAATACATGAGGCAGTCTCTCAGGCTGAGGTCGAAGTCAGACACTTCCCACTTTGCTCTGTTCTCAACTGTGGACAGAACAGAAATTATCTGTCCTCTCAACATCAGCTAAGGAAAGAAACAACACATTGAAGATATGTCTGACAACAGAGACGGCGAGGATCTTAGTGAGGAAGAGATTGATGAAGATGCAATCTTGGCGATGCTCTCACCTGAGGAGCTCAAAGAGCTCCAGAGCGAGATGGACGTTATCATTGCCCCAGATGAAAACGTACCAGTGGGACAAAGACAGAAGGACCAAACAGAGAAACCTCCAACAGGAAGTTTTGACCACAGGTCACTGGTTGACTATCTCTATTGGGAGAAAGAGTCAAAACGTATGCTTGAAGAGGAAAGAGTACCTGCTACTCTGCTGCCTAGTGAGGTAAGAAGAGTTCAAACTCTCAGAAGTTTATGAAAGCTACTTTAGCTCATTGTGTATTGCAGCTCCAATGTTAATATCCTGATTTGTTACTTTTAGAAAATCttacaggaggaagctggaaaaaaggaagaagaaaatccagatgTCAAATATGAGGTGTATGAAGTGATAGAAGAAATCATTGAGGAAGATGGCACTGACTATCCAGATGGAGTGGAAATTATAGAGGAGATTATTGAGGAAATAATtgaagaagatgaagaggagaTTGAAAAGGACAAAGTGACTGATGTTAACAATGAAACCACTGAGAAAGTAGCTTTAAATCTCAAACCTGAGAATACAGAGAAAGATGTAGACCCCCCCTGTGCCGTagaaaaaacagcaggaaataACACAGTGGACAGCCAGTCTGTTCCAGACTCCAAAGTGGTCTTTGCAAACaatgaagataaaaagaaaaatgcaaatgaagatTGTTTACCCCCACAAGAGACTCCAGAAGTGTCAAATACAAGTGAAGTCAATGATAACTTCTCAAAAAAGGAACCAATTAAAGTAAACAAGTTAAAAATCCCAAAGTTGGCTCTTAGTAATATCAAAATGACAGCACGTCCTTCAGGAAATGAGACAAACTTGGAGTCAACTCTGGACAAAATCCGTAACAACAATCCGTCTATCACTGAGGTCAACCTCAATAACATAGAAAATATTCCTAAGGAAATGCTCGTAGACTATGTGAATGCcctgaaaaagaacaaacacgTCAAAACGTTCAGCATAGCGAACACAGGTGCCGATGAAAACATTGCATTCAGCCTGGCTAACATGTTAAGAGAAAATCGCAGCATTGCCACTTTAAATATTGAGTCAAATTTTATAACTGGAAAGGGAATCGTCGCCATCATCCGCTGCCTCCAGTTCAATGAGACTCTCACAGAGCTTCGCTTTCACAACCAGAGGCACATGTTGGGTCACCATGCCGAGATGGAGATCTCTCGTCTGCTCAAGGCAAACAACACGCTCCTAAAGATAGGCTACCACTTTGAGCTGCCCGGCCCCAGGATGGTGGTGACCAACATCTTGACCAGGAATCTCGACCGTCAGAGGCAGCTGaggaaggaggagcagaggcagcagcaggtCAAGGAGCAGAGGGAAATGATGCAGATGTACGAGAACAGTCTCAATCTTCCTCCTGGTTTACTTCAGATGTTGGGCTACATACCACCACTTGAGCTCTTACAGCAGCATGGCCTTGTCCCACCCATGCCAGAACAGAGCAGCATAGCCCAAACACAGCATCAGAGTGAGCAGCCAGAGCCAAAGAAGAGTCTGAAGCGCAACAGCATTCCCAAACAACCCAGTGCAGAACCATCAAACCCGTTAAAAGATATTCAGTTAAAGAGAACTCCCAAGAAACGTGATCCCTTCCTGGACTTGGACCCAAGAGAAGACCGGAGATCAGAAAAACCAAGTTTCCAACTAAGAAAGACTCCCAAAGTAAAAGATAGAGGAGATAGAGAGATGGCAGAAGAAAAGGCCAACCTAAATGATATGATAAAGACTTTGAAGCCCATCCCTCGCAGACGAGTACCTCCTAAAGTTGACCTCACGCCTCGTGATCAGCTCCTCAGTGAGATCAAACAGAGCAATGTGGCATATCTGAAATCCGTGAGTACCCAagaaatattattataaaataagttCAATGGAAGAGCATGTTATAGTGATAGCTCAATTTCAAAACAGATtcattttgtcaattttttcATACAGTTAATTCCCAAAAAACATTATATAAGGTGACTTTACAAGATGATCAGATCCAGTTTCTACACTTTTTAAAGGCTGATGTATAGAAGTTGAAGTGAGGTTCTCAAAAGTTAATATATTAGTTTTCTTACCTCTTGTAAACAGAGTAGTGAGttagaaaaatgtagaaatcttCAGAGCACTCTGAAGATCTGTTCAGTTTGTTATGCCAAATTATGTTTGCTGATGCTGATagcatcaatatttttttcatctacaACAAAGACAGTACTGATATAGCCAGCAACCACAGGCAACATAATTTAGTGACACCCTCATTGTTCAGCTGAGAAATCAGAGAAAGCTACCAATGACCTCTAGTAAGGTTGCACGTTATCTGCCAGTATTCCTTTATATTGCACTGGCAAGATCATTTTCAGTTTAAgtttcattcattaaaatttgctaaaaacatTGAATCAGTCTAACTAGTTATTTGAGTGaggattttggcacttttctccaAACTAATGGCAACATGATGTCTGTCTAGAGAAAACGAGAGAGAACTGAACTAATACCAAAATCAAGACTGTcctttaaagcaaaaatctaactttatttactgaaaatacaGAGAACCTATTGTTCTTTTCTTGTGTTGTTGCTTGCAGGTGCCACTCCCAAAAGCGCTGGAATCAAGTGAAACAAGTCTCATCTGATTCAGCTTCAGCTGTTTTCTCACTGTAGAGTATGTTTAGTTTACTCATGTTGGTCACGTTTCATGCACAGCC
The genomic region above belongs to Xiphophorus maculatus strain JP 163 A chromosome 1, X_maculatus-5.0-male, whole genome shotgun sequence and contains:
- the lmod3 gene encoding leiomodin-3, whose product is MSDNRDGEDLSEEEIDEDAILAMLSPEELKELQSEMDVIIAPDENVPVGQRQKDQTEKPPTGSFDHRSLVDYLYWEKESKRMLEEERVPATLLPSEKILQEEAGKKEEENPDVKYEVYEVIEEIIEEDGTDYPDGVEIIEEIIEEIIEEDEEEIEKDKVTDVNNETTEKVALNLKPENTEKDVDPPCAVEKTAGNNTVDSQSVPDSKVVFANNEDKKKNANEDCLPPQETPEVSNTSEVNDNFSKKEPIKVNKLKIPKLALSNIKMTARPSGNETNLESTLDKIRNNNPSITEVNLNNIENIPKEMLVDYVNALKKNKHVKTFSIANTGADENIAFSLANMLRENRSIATLNIESNFITGKGIVAIIRCLQFNETLTELRFHNQRHMLGHHAEMEISRLLKANNTLLKIGYHFELPGPRMVVTNILTRNLDRQRQLRKEEQRQQQVKEQREMMQMYENSLNLPPGLLQMLGYIPPLELLQQHGLVPPMPEQSSIAQTQHQSEQPEPKKSLKRNSIPKQPSAEPSNPLKDIQLKRTPKKRDPFLDLDPREDRRSEKPSFQLRKTPKVKDRGDREMAEEKANLNDMIKTLKPIPRRRVPPKVDLTPRDQLLSEIKQSNVAYLKSVPLPKALESSETSLI